In Alphaproteobacteria bacterium, the sequence ACGTGATGAAGCCTCGCGACAAGGAAGAGGTTCGAGCGCTGGTCGCCTGGGCGGCGGCCGAGGAGGAGCCGCTTGAGATCCTTGGCGCCGGCACCAAGCGCGGGCTTGGACGCCCGCTTCAGACGACGCGGAGCGTCGATCTCTCAACCCTCAGGGGTATTACCCTTTATGAACCCGATGAGCTTGTCCTCGGCGCGTGCGCAGGCACACCCCTCGCCGATATCGAGGCGCTCCTCGCCGAAAATCGCCAACAG encodes:
- a CDS encoding FAD-binding protein, giving the protein MTNVMKPRDKEEVRALVAWAAAEEEPLEILGAGTKRGLGRPLQTTRSVDLSTLRGITLYEPDELVLGACAGTPLADIEALLAENRQQLAFEPADLGPLYGAHVAAGTIGGAIACNLSGPRRIKAGAARDHFLGFTGVNGR